Within the Garra rufa chromosome 16, GarRuf1.0, whole genome shotgun sequence genome, the region ccattcTTGACAATACATCACGACGACTTTCATGactttctaaagcatcctaatgaccctgattcattgggaacagctgttttaatcaactcaacaggtgaaaaacagaagctctctgctgttggtttgtggacagtcatggctaagacagaggagctcactgaggacctgtggctgtgcattgtggctgctcacaagtcaggaaagggctataagaccatatctaaatgttttgaagctccagtggctacagtgcaaagtattgttaaaaaatacaagacgttccgcactgtgaaaaatcacaGAGGATgcggtcggaagccaaaagtgacacctgtgctggccaggaggatagtgagagaggtaaaaaagaatccaaggatcaccaccaaggccatcctgatgaatctgggctctgctggtggcaacatctcaagacagacagtccaacggacactgcacaccgctgggttccaccgacgcagaccaaggaggacaccacttctccagataaggcacacaaggCCTGCTTGGCTTTtgaaaatgctcatctggacaaagaagaagacttctgctcttctgttttatggtcagatgaaacaaaaatttaattgtttggccacaatgatgtagccttcatttggcgttaaaaaggagaagtcttcaaccctaagaacaccatccccactgtcaaacatggtggtgggaacctaatgttttaggggtgtttttcagccggtggaccagggaaccaaatcacagtaaacagcaccatgaaaaaggagcaatacatccaaattctcaacaacaacatcaggcagtctgcagagaaactggtcttgggcaccagtggacatttcagcacgacaacaacccaaaacacacagcaaaagaggtgaagaaatggttagcagacaaaaacattaacgttttgcagtggcccagccagagtcctgacttaaatccagttgagaatctgtggagggagctaaagatcagggtgatggcaaggagaccctccaacctgaaagagttggagctcatcgctaaagatgaatgggcaaaaataccagtggagacatgcgcaaagctgctcagcaattataggaagcatttgattgctgtaatagccgaTAAAGGTTTTTCtactgattattgagaagggtatgaacaattttgggcatgccactttttgttcaaatgtaaataaaagctgagtaaTAAttgtttccacaatgatgcctcttgtacatcgtcttattatcttctgggagacgtctgtcatttgtaattaaaaataaacttgctggttgaataaaagtaactttaagtcagaatatgccaggggtatgaataattccgggcttgactgtatatgtgtatgtatgtgtgtgtgtgtgtatatatatatatatagggttaTATCAGGTATATTGGGTGATATCAGGTATATTGGGCCACTTTTTTAGGTTAATTGCTTGGGACACTATCAAAAAACCCAATTAACTGTGTTCTTATGATTAGTAaggactgtttttaatatttttgtgttgaaTTGATGTAGTGAAATATGATTGTTCAGCTACCCCACATTTTTTGAGATAGCAATTTTCAGGTAAAATGGGTTGGCTAATCAGCAAAAATGGGCCAGTCAAACGGCAAAGTGAAATAGAGACATTTCTGATAAAACACATTTCATTTTATAATGTAAAAGCGTAACATTGCATTTAAATGACATTAGAACACCAATTCCAATCAATTTCATCAATAAAGCATACATTTAATCCAACAATGTAACAATTACAATAACAAGTTAAGGCAACAGGTTAAAAGTTAACAGCCAATGACTGCAAATAATTTCAATCAATTATTGATGAAACGTACATTTCATGAAAAATGTAACAATATAATAACAATGTggcaatattaaaaaaatctttgcAGTCATTGTTAACTTATAAACCAATGAGACACTCAAACCTTAAATGGCCCAATTTGCCTGATATCACcctatatgtatataaaatacagCTGGATATATGAATTGCACCTGATTATAATAAGCAACAATATCGTCTAAACCAGACTTTGTCAATGCCCTGAACGACGGGAATCTAAAAGCAGAGCATTTTTCTTGTTCTTAAAGAGACGTCAAAAATGACTGCGATGCCGAAGCACATTTAGTTTTAGCCTTGGTCACGTCCCCAGAACCCCAGCTGAGTGCAGGCAGGATTTGAGGAAGGCCGCTCTAGTTAAGGCACTTGTAGATGCTGAGAGCCTCTTATTTCCTTTCAAACAACATAAAAGCTCGCCCAGGCTAAGACGTCTAAGTGGAACTCAAAGAACGCACTCGAGCGATCCCAGGATGTCAGAAAATCTCAGCCGCTAATGCTGAAATTTACCAAGGATATGCGATCTAAATCTGAATATGCATATGGTTTGTCTTGCGCTATACGTTCGGGTGTAACTCGGCAGGTTATTTCAGACGCTGGGGTGAGGACATTAATGGGAACAGCTTGAACAGACGTAAAGCAGGACGTGTTATTTGTGCTGCTCGCACAAAAGCTGAGAGGGGGGCCTCATCAGGCTTTCATTCGCCCGGAGACGCCACAATGAAAAACCTGCAGATTCCATTTGTGAAAAACAAGTGAATGCACCAGTGCCAATGTTCAGAGCAAAATGGCTCTAGAGTTCAGCACATCTAGCGGGCCGTTGTGCATTTAAGAAAGAGCTCCATGAAGGAAGCTTACATAATTAActcaaataacaaaaacaacgGATGACACAGACTAGAAAATATAGCCGCTAATTACAATATGATATACATGATCATTTCCAAGAACCCTTGCCAATATTTGCATGCACTTAAGAATGCTATTTATATCTGATGTTTATCATGTCACGATCGCCAGGCTTTATTCTAATACTTTTTCTatatgaagtgttttttttttctttgctcagTAAACATATGGATTCCAGCAGGTCACTTTGATTAAACACAGAACATCTGCTGTAATATTATGTATGCAGCAGCTCTCCAATCACAGCTCATATTAGCACAATCCATCATTAAACCAGATGATATCAATTCATCAAGCCTAATAAACTGTCACAAAGACACTCGAGCTTAAAATACGTTTATTTGTAATTGTGTTTTTATTGTGGTCTGAGTCAAAGATGTCAAGAGAATGAAAATGtttaggcgagacactgcaggtgaatagagtaaaaaaaactaatagttatgaccttacttacccaggtggttgattacattgataattgtgaacattttttgtattacgaGTTTTCTAGAATGTtgggttttaatatgcaaattaggcattatttaatgaaatacgtcattatttgcatacatttctagcacaaaaatctaaaaactggatgaagtctatttcaaaatttaattcaaagtttaattttttgacatgttttgacagagggaattttgggtatctcattttatcactccataattcagaagaTACTAGACtagacagacagaaaacaatatatatatatacatatattttttttacaattttgggggaataaaatgttgtataaaatcaagcaaattatatatgaacaaaccctttagTAAAAATCTTATTCAAAAacctaataaaaatgtaaagtttggtgtgtgtaagtgctactgaagtggagatttatggttcagtgtaggagaaaaaactcatattgagaaaacggcctttaaaaatatgtattgtaattgaaatctatatattgacacaaacagataaagtgccacaaaaaaaaaaaaactttttttttttttaccaccagAAAAAACCTAAATgatcaaacttgacaggtgcactAAAAATCTAGGTAGAAATAAAAATGTCAGTTGGTGTAACcaaattaaatgtttttctttaagCATGTACACATCAATATAAAATCCCAAATGAcagttgtgaccctggaccacaaaaccagtcacaatcATTCATTTttctgaatctgagggtgcaaaaaatctgaatactcaataatcgcctttaaagttatccaaatgaagttcttagcaatgcacattactaatcaaaaatgaagtttcaacatatttacggtagtaaacgtacaaaatatcttcatggagcatgatctttacttaatatcctcatgatttttggcattaaaaaaaaataaaaaattttgacccatgcaatatattttttgactattgctacaaatatacctgtgctacttaagattgtttttgtggtccagggtcacaattttccATTACTAGTTAACTgagagatttatttttttatttttttgatactgGCATATTCATCCTTTCCCCTTTTCTGTCTTTGTTTTCTTTTACTGGACTCTGAAAAGCATGCTTTATTACAGTATTGAATGCGGTAGAAAACCAATAGAACTAGCCAACAAGAAAATTTTACTTAAAGTTGTCCCAGTTTACCAGTAAAACTTCATATCAATAAACTGTTGACAAAATATGACAGTGTCCAGTgtgcttaaaaaataaaataaataacagaagAAAATCTGAATTCTTTCTAATAGTCtaatattaaacaaacaaaaatgataaccttaaaaaaaaaaaaattgaaaaaaaaaatatgcactacggaaagatatatatatatctttccGTAGTGCATACCATGGTATCACACAAAtccttaaagaattagttcacctaaaaatgtaaattctgtcattaattacacaccctcatgtgattccaaacccataagaccttcagaCATCTttgaaatacaaattaagatacttttgatgaaatctgagagctatcAGACCCTTtctagacagcaagggtcctacatTCAAAGTCCAGAAAGATACCAAGAActtcgacaaaatagtccatgtgacatcagtggttcaaccataattttacgaggCTACAAGAGTccttttccagcgatatcgtatactatttgaactgaactgacgatgatatcactgaattcattgatgaactgcctttaactgaaaattgattgtttccaaaaatgcgttacttacacactatggtgctgtttaaatgctgtgcagttgctttgacacaatctgtattgttaaaagcactatacaaataaaggtgacttgactactTTTTGTtgtacaaaaaaactaaaataacgtaTTTTCCTCTAACAGCTATAAACAATTTGCCTTATTCACAAAAATCTGAAAtttgtctcaaataatgcttcttaccttacaatcaacaaacaaacaacattttACTTTAGTGTGTAATTTATATGGCCACTCAGACCGCTGACTACTTAGAATAATTTGAGCgcattttctcaatttactcagtaATTTCCTTCAAATCACTATATTATgataaattatgacagcatttatatccaaatttaaatttttccaagaataaataaaacaattctgaGTTCGTCTGATGCATGAACTCATGTACAACAACGTAATCCAGATCCAATAGGAATAAAAACATTAATCAGAGTCAtctcttgtttagtattatattattttattatgtacatCCCTGGGCACATTATACAAGGTACATTTACACCGTCATGTTaataatgcaaaggagagcaagtagaaaatacaatattgttttaattttaataataataataataataataatcccgAAAAGATTTCACGTGAAGAGTcgtaatgcacagccagcaccaaatagacagaacggcaaaactcaaaaatGTACTGAATTATAAGTGCCCACATTCAGAATTAAATAAACAGTATTTGTGATGAGCCGAAGCTAAAACATTTCTGAAGAAATACTTGCTCTTTGTAGAGTAAAACACTggtatatatcatagtatcataGTATGTATTTAGTAAAAATAGACTTTTCCTGTGTCCTGTGTGCATATTATCCACCCTATCTGCCCTAAACAGTACTGAAAATTACTACCATCACATAgaatttaggacggatagtacgTACATCGGGACGCAGGCTTTGATTCCCTTTGATACTCTTGTATACGGCAAGTTCACCGGAAGAAGCCccaatccggaagccagaaacacggaagtgtgaaaaaggctaattgttCTCCATGTCACCCTGGCAGCATGTTGGAGAGTGCTTTTctctaattaatgacagaattttcatctttgggtgaactattcctttaaatatcaGTATTATGAGAACCATATATCATGTAAATCCCATACTtacttttttttagtaatttacaCTTTACCTGCATTTACTCTTAAACACTTCAAAACAAAACTGCACCACTGCTTTTACGACAAACTATGTCTTCTCCAAGAATTTCTTCTTTACAATCAACAGCACCTTGACacttctgatttaaaaaaataaataaaattgatagTAAAATATACACCATAAAATATCTCCCATAAAAGTTTCACTCTAGCAGAGGTGTATTCAAGATATTTTATGTATGAAATGCACTTTAAAGATTTTTCCGGACAAAAGCATGAGTCACGTCATTGACACATTTATTCACCCAACGCCCCTCATTCATCTCACACTCGCAAATGAATGAAAGTGATGCACATTTACAACATCTTTCAGATGCCCCTCTGTACATTCAGGGTCTGCTCAAATAATGATTCACAGCCTTTTTTCATGGACACACTGATTTGAGTTCCAATGAACGATTGAACCGGTccatttgaaatgttttaaacTAAATATGATTAGCTGGAGAAAAAAAAGCATGCTCTCAGACACTCGAAGAAATACGTTTATTAAATACAAGTTGTTAAACGCACTTGCAATGACATCTCATTCAGATTTGGTATAAATTAATGTCGGTTAAACACGAGGTGCCAACGTTCACAGAAAATCTTCAAAATGGTCCGGCGTATCTAACATAATtctccagacaaaatatctaccCAATGATATGTGCACTCTATACAATGCGCTCAAAAATATTGCATTAGTAATATGTACATACCCATAATAAAAACAACTGACACGAGTTCCAGATGACATAGACAAATCTTTTAAAACGGGTTCAAACCACCCTGATGGCTACTGAAAATAAAGGCATGTCATTGGCCCTTGAAGTTATGGAAAAATCACAAAGAGGAAGGACACCCCTGTCAGTTTTGAGCCCTCGCTGTAATCACAGTCCGGCGGACATCCAGACGCTCGTGTGAAAGGCTGAAGCAGGTCTGGGCACGACGAGAGCCCGTAGCCTCAGCATGAGCAGTTCCCGCAGCCCTTCACGCTGTTCATGATCTCCTCCTGCAGTTTCTTGCGTTCCTCCTCTTTCTGCGACACGCGTTCGGGAACAGGCGCAGGCTTGCTGCCGTTATTCGCGGTTCTGCTGTTCTGTGTGTTCCACAGGTCGGCGTACAGGCCGCCCGGCGTGTTCAGCAGACTCCGATGATTGCCGCGTTCGGCCACCTTCCCCTGCGTCACGTGAACAAGAGGAGACAGCGAGAGTTGAGTGAGAAAAGGCAGGTACATTTGTGGCATGCTGCCAATCACCACAGAATTGAATCATTCCTCAGTTTGCAAACACAACTTCAACTGACCacatgcacggattacttccttgttttagtcaagccagctcagtcatttctgGTCAGCTGTACTGTGcagtaatatgagcgtactttgccCATTTTCTCTGCATAATCCATTCTCAatcaaagaaaagttttgtttgtctaagaggaacaaacgtccatgtataccgtttcaagaatgataAACACTAGTTCAAAAAAACATGTCAGTGAATCTGCTacgattgacagtaataaccggacgaaacatctgacaatcggtgattcagactaaattcagagtaacaaaactacagcaggaacaagtttgtgttggttaaatataggctatttaatagcttttacacttcaagataaagcttaaaaatgtagttattaaattatataaaatatttcaaattcatagtgagtgcatttatttaatttgtagtgaactatatatacgaatttaaataattcacccttataggctgtttgtgtctgagcttatttatttaatgactttctgcacttgctatactagaTA harbors:
- the LOC141288823 gene encoding iron-sulfur clusters transporter ABCB7, mitochondrial-like, with protein sequence MKDMVRDRTSVFIAHRLSTIVDADEIIVLNQGKVAERGNHRSLLNTPGGLYADLWNTQNSRTANNGSKPAPVPERVSQKEEERKKLQEEIMNSVKGCGNCSC